The sequence caaatattgtacaatccaggtgtgcaaagctcttagagacttaccccaaaatactcacagctgtaatcgctgccaaaggtgattctaacatgtattgactacaGTATATCTAATCAACATATATTAGTGTTTTCTTTTTCATTCTTCTTTAAAAGTGTTCGAATTTCTCTTTCACATTGATGGAGTATTTTGTATAGATCGTcaagaaaaaaatacaattaaatccattataatccCACCccaaaaagtcaatgggtgtgaatactttcggaaggcaTTGTATATCACAGCTGTCTCTATCGTCCccttaaaactgcgttgttggttaagggcttgtaagcatttcacggtaaggttgttgtattcggcacatgtgacaaatacaatttgatttgattttaacttTCCCCCTCAATTTACATGATAGGCTACATTGATTTAGCATTATCCTAAAATGTAGACTAGTTTTTGATATCCTACAGAAAGGATTTAAAGCTAAGGCTTTTTTTTGGAGAAATTGATTTGCTTATGTGTCTGAGTGAGATGCGCTGCAGGTGGCTTTGGTTGATGAGTccttttaagtgtgtgtgtgtgtgtgtgtgtgtgtgtgtgtgtgtgtgtgtgtatcagtttgCTAATTCTCACTatgtccattcagaaagtttccTAAAATAGGCCTAGCCTGTCTGAACTCCGACCTTGCGGTGGTCCAGAGAAACTGCACTACGGGAGTGATCCTGGGGTAATAATTACATTGTTTGATAGGCCTATAGTGGATTGATGCATGTTGCATATAATTACCGTTGGAGTGCATAATTGCCATGGTGTTTATGCCaacatgccccccccccaaaaaaaacaaacagcacAATATAGTCTAAAGTTACAAGCAGTAGGCTTACCATGTAAGAGGACACAATTCTTTTGAACCTAAAAGACAATCTAATCAAAATTGTGTGAGTAGACCCTCTCACAGTTGAGGCTTAGGGTATTATAATAGCCTGCAGATGAACAATATAGCTCAATGCTATTTTCTAAGACGCAGCTGTCACGACATGTCAGTCAGACGTTCAATGATAGGCGACAGTACGCATTCATCTCATTATTGTCTCTTTTCACCCACGATAgacataattgtaatccaaacccaacctCGTTGTGACACACTGAGGTTCCAAACTCAGTCATAgacaagactgactttatgaccaaaatgatcctatttacactttgtagtaaatTTTGACACAAAAAtcaatgtttctgactcatatcaatgccacatgggccgttttcaaagggattaaTTGTTTTTTTAGTGTCAGTCAGTCTttaaatacatgtcattttgtTCTTGAAacactgtagaattccattcatacCTATGGAGGACTGCACCTACTGGGGAATACCAATATGGCTGACTGGTGGCTTttaagcctctcattggccaatacatagcatcagcaatcctgtcacgccctgaccatagagagtcttttattctctatgttggttaggtccgggtgtgactagggtgggtaatctaggttgttctatttctatgttggcctggtatggttcccaatcagaggcagctgtttattgttgtctctgattggggatcatatttaggcagccatttccccactgtgttttgtgggatcttgttttgtttttgtgtagttgcctgtgagcactccagaacgtttcgtttattgttttttttgtgcggTTCACTTCTAATAAAATGTCGAACCGatttcacgctgcgctttggtctgaatGTTCTTACGACGTTCGTGACAAATCCTGGTTTTATACACTGTACTTCATTGGTTTTACCTCAAATAAGTCCATGGGAAACTCATGGGATTTAATACAGTCAATAGAAAAGAAAATCTGCATTCTTTCAAGGTTTAGAGAATTTAGACATCACATAATACTCTAATCCCCACTCTTTTGAAAAATGCCAAGGCCACTGACGTTGTCTTAAATGAGCTAGGTGTCAGAGTGCTGTGTGAACAGTTTCTATGACGCAAGCACACAAATTATCTTCAGGAAATGTACCTTTTcgtctgtcctcccttcctctccactaAAGGACGAGAGGCTTACGGTGACGCGGGCAGCTCCTGTCAATGGGACACCAGCCATCCTGCACTTCCACTACCAACTGAGCGAGTGCCGCACGGCCTGCTGGGAAACAGCCCTCTCCTCGGACAGCCTCTTTCTGGAGATCCCCGCTGGGGCGCTGGCGGAGGGCAGCAAAGAGGGGTAAGCATAGGCACACAcgcagacggacagacaggcagggtgTTACATACAGCTCTGAGACACATACCCCTTGTTAAGACCTACCAGCTTGCCTGCAGACACCCATTGCAGAAATGTTGGATGACCTGTTAGGTTACTAATTTCACATGCAAGTTATACTCTGACAACATTTATAGTATAAGGACAATGGAGCGTGCACATGCTAACAGAAAGGACGAGGTGGGTCattgtgtcattgtagcaaagtatttatcaACAAAAAATCTGATCTCATTTTCGTTCTATCTATACAAAAGGCCATgattgattttggcccaataggcctggcatattaCCTCTTTCAAGGAGCTTTCAGTTTTAATAGGATTATTTTATCTAAAATCCTTTAGGCCTAcctacagaagaagaaaaaactacACATCCCTGCacagcctggcaagagtggcaCAAAGGGTGTTAAGcgtccccagtggctctgcaagcgCTGAGAGGGTATTCTCCtatgctggcctgctctccagggaccagactctggccaaactcatgtttctaaaaatgaattcaaaagGCACATACGACTGAGCCTAATAAggcatttttttacatttgtatttaattctaagtaagtcacagcTTATTTTTAAACGATAATTATTTAATCCAACTAAATGTTTAAATTCTGAGCACTTAATGTCCCTGCCAACCTAGTGTGTCACACATTCAAATGCttcactatttatttatttgaaggctatagccttgaaataatgtAAATAATATAACCTAAATAATAAATTAATCGTTCCTTCTTAGGCTACCTGTCttgctcctgacctatttagagtgtttatatgctgtttaatactgtatgacatgtagcctacttGAAATTATAAGCACTTCTTACAGTCACTTTTTCCTGTTATTTAAtgaaatacttttcattcaaattatattttatttaactcggcaagtcagttaagaacaaattcttatttacaatgatggccaaacccaattgtgcgccgcccaacgggattcccaatcatggccagatgtgatacagcctctacagactgtagtaacgcctcttgcactgagatgcagtgccttagactgctgcgccactcgggagatttggtttcaatacttcaaaaccaaatggtaggttcAGGTAGTCAAAAAAAATAGATgtgtgttggttaaattgtgatttgaATGAATTGAGTGAATTTGGAGCAGCAGTTTTATTTTCCTTTGAGCAAGGAGCGGTTTTTAGCGAAGCAGTTGGAAAGGACGTGGAGCGCCGGAGTGGTGTGCAAGCCACCGCTCCATGAGCAATGAGCGGGATTTCCGACCACTCAACTCCACTCACATACTCTGATCTGGATCAGAGGAAAACCTTTGTGAGAattctgttaattgactacagttcagcattcaacactattgtcccctccaagctcggcaccaagctcagagccctgggtctggacaccaccgtctgcaactggatcctggacttcctgacgggcagaccataggctgtgaggattggcaacaacaccgccaccacactgactcttaacaaaggggccccccaggggtgtgtcctcagccctttgctgtactccctgttcacccacaactgcgtggctttgcacgacaccaactccatcatcaagtttgctaacAACTCaacggttgtaggcctgataacctaCAACGACAAGTGAACCTAAaagggaggaggtaagtgaactggTATTGCGGTGCCagtacaacaacctctccctcaacgtcagcaaaacaaaatatttgatTGTTGACTTGCTCCGATCCACATGAACGGGACTTCCGATAGAGAGTCAgtagttttaagttcctcggcgtccaCATCACCGAGGACTTGACATGAACCAACAACATCACCAGTAGTCAAGAGGGTGCAACAGCGTCTCTACTTCCTAATGCTTCTAAAGATATTCGGTGGAAGAAATCTGACTTACAGCATTTTGCCATGGTGCGGAGAGAAAAATGTGCTGTTTATAacactattctacacattttgtcaagaGGGGCACATGCCCTGTGTGCTTGTTCGGTAATCCTGCCCTGCATGCATGTCCTTAACAcatgactaataaaacttgaaacaatGCATTTCAGGGaggctattctctctctctctagtccagtgattctctctctaGTCCAGTGAttcccaactctggtcctcgagtacccctAACAGCACACACATTTTAGTTGTAGTCCCGAACAAAAAACACCTGATTCATTCAACTTGTCAAGGGCTTGATCAATAGTTGACAAGTAGAATCAGGTATGTTTCTACTTGTCAAcagggccagtacaaaaatatgtactgttggggggactggggtTGGGGAACACTGCTCTAGTCCATTCTTCTTATGAATAGAAATGAGCCATTACGCGGCGTCGTCATGTAATATGTCATCAGTGTCATGTCGATATCCTCTTGGCACGGCCTGCAGAGCTAACAAGCTATTTCTAAGGGGGCACTGCAGCTGCCACTGCATTATTATGTAAGTCTACTCTCTTATGTAAAAACAGTGCATCATCTCATTCTcttcccccttctctttctccccagGCTCACCAGCCTGCTGGAGTTTGCTGAGGAGAAGCTGAAAGTCAACTACGTGTTCTTGTGGTTCGATAGAGCCAGAGAGGATCGATGTAAGCGCTCCACTATTTAGTGCTGGATTCAAAGGAGGAGTGCAGCTAGAATTCTTATTTgaaacccccaaaaaatgtcaccccgcctctgttttggtgaAAAGCTCTggatggatgcaaggactgaccatccatgatatcaaaattatagttttaaacatgttgaggctatacactgtttgtttacatttacattgttttacTCTAATCTTGTAAACaatcttatattttgggttctgatgaggtATGACATTTAAGCTAGGCTCATggggcatttataagttatattcttaaagaatcaatggctatatatcattaatgtataagtcacAAATGGATGAAGCAACTGCCAATTCTAGCTTTTAATGGGCACATAATTGGTGGTTAGCATTAGCATGCTAATTAATTTCCATATAATGTACTTGGACTGTCCCAATTAGATGTTTAGACTGATACACATTGGAAAGCAAGGGTTGCAGTTCCTTTCCAACTGTAGAACATTTccttggagaaaaaaaacattgaatggaCAATGACATTTGATTGAGCTATCCTTTTGTATATTAATTACGTCCATGAAATCAAACGACCATAGCTTATAAgtacactatacatacaaaagtatgtggacaccccttcaaatgaaccACATCTGTTGCTGACCggcgtataaaatcgagcacacagccatgcaatctccttcgataaacattggctgtagaatggccttactgaacagCTCAGTAAGGCTTTCCACTTGGCAccgccataggatgccaccttgacaacaagtcagttcgtctaatttctgccctgctagagctaccccggtTAACTGaaagttctgttattgtgaagtggaaacatctaggagcaacaacagctcagccgcgaagtggtaggccatacaagctcacagaatgtgtaaaaatcgtctgtcctcggttgcaacactcactactgagttccaaacagcctctagaagcaacgtcagcacaataactgtttgtcgggagcttcatgaaatggggttCCAtgtccgagcagccgcacacaagcctaagatcaccatgcgcaatgccaagggtcggctggagtggtgcaaagctctccgccattgaactctggagcagtggaaacgcgttctctggagtgatgaatcacgagtcaccatctggcaatccaaCGGACGATtctggtttggcggatgccaggggaacgctacctgcccgaatgcctagtcccaactgtaaagttttgtaGAGGAGGAACAATgatctggggctatttttcatggttcgggctaggccccatagttccagtgaagggatatcttaactctacagcatacaatgacattcgagatgattctgtgcttccaactttgtggcaacagtttggggaaggctctttcctgtttcagcatgtcaatgcccccgtgcagcgaggtccatacagaaatggtttgtcgagatcggtgtggaagaacttgactggcctacacaaagccctaacctcaaacaCATTTGAGGTAgaatggaacgccgactgtgaaccaggcctaatcacccaacattaATGCCCAACCGCacaaatgctcttgtgactgaatggaagcaagtccttgcagcaatgttccaccatttttattttacttttatttaaccaggcaagtcagttaagaacaaattcttattttcaatgacagcctaggaacagtgggttaacggccttgttcatatgcagaacaacagatttttaccttgtcagctcagggattcgatcttgcaacctttcggttactagttcaatgctctaactgctaggctacctgccaccccaccatctagtggaaagctttccaaGAAAGTGGAGGctcttatagcagcaaaggggaggccaactccatattaatgcctatgaatttggaataagatgttcgatgagcaggtgtccacatacttttggtcatgtagtgtatcttgaTTAGAAGTGGCAGTGATGTTCTAGCGAAGTTAATCTTAGATAGTGCTTCTAATCTGGTACCCAAGACAGAACGGCCACAACACTGGTTAATCCTGTCCTGGTCCTGCTAGGTTCACTAACTTCTCTGtatggtctctctttctctctgaacaGTATCCATCATAAAGACTTTCCACTACATGGGCTTTGAGGTGGTGAAACCCGGCAACCCTCTGGTGCCGGCTCGGACAGACCTCATCTTCATGGTCTACTCTCTGGAAAACAGCAGCTCCGATGAGGAGTGAATGAAACATTGTAAAACCGGACCACCCTGCTGCTCCCTAGCCCACACATGACCCCCACAGAACCCCTCCCGCCAGCTGCCTTCATCCCTGTCCCCCATCCTCAAACTGTGTCCCCTCCCTAACCCCAAAGATACTCTCTTCCACCCAAATCTCTACCCTTCTCATTGATTGGGTTGTCACACTTTTGTAGACTCTATTATAAGAGGGGTGTGGTGCTTGGGGATGCTAAGATCTCTGTGGTGATACATCTTCCCCTGATGAGCACAGCGGTGGAGCATGGAAGGGCAGAGCTTGGACCGAGTCATCAcctgattggttcagatttgacTAATCGCCCCACCGATGGGCTCCACTCCATGCCAGGCTTTACATGCCTGCCCACAACAATCCAACAAGGTGACTTTTTGGCTGGAAGTAAAAGCATATCTATACTCTGACAGCTTGCACGGAATATCAAAGAGCCTGACTTGGGTCTTTTAATGTACAGTGGTTTCTATACAAAGCAGGGCTTGTTTAGTAGGGACAGCAATGTAATGGGTAGCATAAGGGAATTATTTTAAGGGGATATTTGCCTGGGTATGGTTGGGTCAACATGAATTAATTAATAGTTCTGCTTGTATTTTTTCTATGATTGGGACAAGTATAACACTGATCTTTCCGTTACAATTGCATTCATTCtataacatatatattttttctcaaacTGTTGGGTATATTAAGTCATCATTCCTACTTTTGCATCACTAGCTATGATCTTTCAgcttacaattttttttctttttttcttaccAGATTATATTTAGCGTGATATTGTTAGTCTCGTCTGATATTTGAAAGCTGAGCGAAGGTCGTCGTTTTGAATGTTGGGTCAGGGCAATCTAGTTCACAGCTCTCTGCAGCAATGACGTGCGTTCCCCTCACCTGAGGTCGCTCAGCTACGCAGTGAGCCTGTGAAACTAACAACACCTGAATTATTGAGCCAGTAGAGGTACATCGAGAAGAGTGGAAGAACCATTAAACATAAATGTTGTAATCCATTCTCACTCGGCACATAAGTCACCACATAAACATAGCTAGACTTAGCCCTCATCATTTTGCAAATACATTGAAGCGATATAAGAATGGGCTGAGACAGCTCTTCCTGGTTTCAATCCCAGTTATAATTCATATCTTCGTATACAGTTCTATCAACCAGAGCCCTTTTGTACTAGTAGTACCACCCCCAACAACACCTCTGCTCAGTTGAAACTATTTTGAGAGGGTTGTGGTGGGGCCTTTTCCGCCTAAGAAAAGACTGCAATGTTCTCTTTTACACTTCAGTCTTACTGTAGAATGTTCCCCATTTCCCACATTCATCCCTAGCTACCCAAAGCAATGTGGCAAAAAGGAAACAAACCCATGAAGGGAAAAGTCACAACACAAGCACTTTAGGTAGACACGTAAAATCGAGTGGAAGTGCATTAGGGTCCATTATGGAGATGTGGCCAGCGCCTTCTATTTTGTTTTGCCGTGCAAACCAGACAGAATTGCCAAAGAAATAGTTCTACATTCAGCAGTAACAGTTAAAACGTTCTGGTTAACAGTAATCCTATAGGACACTGGCTTAAGTTTCTCTCTCACACTAACAAGATCCCTAAAACAGTGCTAGGGTGACCTGGTTTGTTCAGGAAAGCAGTATACAAATATATTCCCCTACCAATAGCATTTTGTCTCAGAGGAACATGGTCAAGAGTGATCTGTGCTTGGGATCCTATGTGCAGGGGGCTTTCATTTTTGCATGTGTGTAGATGTTGAGTCTTCATAGATGGGTTAGATGACGTCACAAAAACTATACACACACTTCAAATGGGGCAGAAGTCCATGAGGAGTTGTGATTCTGATTGGCCAGATatctaccaacaatgacaagaatctgccatgtggggaatcgtaaatGACTCTTTAGCTAGTTTCAtcatgttcttgataccatgtcttgttttgactgatttcatgtcaatgcttaTGGCAaagttttgctagctagctaaccaacaactgtaaagatgtatttgagagacaagtgttCATTGTGCAAATGCATTTATGATTTCAATAAACATTGAAGAAATATAGTTTACAAGTCAACCCAGTCgcttttgccccatagttgcgcacgcgtcagttgttgctaaacaaccaaccccgTCTATAGCTGTTGAATGAGCAGTGACGAAAAGGATAATGTCTATTCATCTTCAGAGTTATATTTTTATGTATCTTTCTTGGTTGATTGTTTCTTTCTTATAGCCTAGTTTAGTTGTTTTGTTTACAGTGGCGTACAGAGAATCATTCAATGGCAATCCATACTTGTATACCTTTAACTTTTTCTGTCCGGAAAAAAATTAAATTGTTTTAATCTATCTTGCTTGTGTTTGTTTATCCATCGGGATGTGTGTGCATAGTTGCTGACAATTGAGAGAGAATGTGTGAGTAAGAATTTGTCCCTGGGTTTGATCCCGGGTTTTGGCACCAAAAAAAGGAATATAATAAACGGTAATAACCGACTCATGAGCACCATTATTTGACAGCCAGACAGACCCTGTACTGACAACGGTCCATCAAACAGGTTGTTGAATTTAGCATTTCATCTTCTGTATTTAGGACGATGTAGTAGTGACGCTAAATAGGGTTGGTCATATCCACCTCCAAAACATAAAAACCCCAGAACTTTATTCCATTTCCTGTACCATTTAGACTTCAGAGGTCTGGACCTGACAAAGACTTCTGTGAAGTCAAACCTTTGCTTTATTGCTGCAGTATGATATGATACAATGGGGAACAGCAATACACCATGTGTGGGCCTTCCCTTTATCTCAGATGTAGCACAAATACATTTTGGGTCTGCTGTCTGTAGGCCTACACTTGTGTGTGATTGTGAACTACCCCTTCaaccaccaccttccggagacacctgaaaccccacctctttaaggaatacctgggataggataaagtaatccttctaacccccccccccttaaaagatttagatgcactattgtaaagtggttgttccactggatatcataaggtgaatgcaccaatttgtaagtcgctctggataagagcgtctgctaaatgacttaaatgtaaatgtaaaccttATTTAGGCAAGGCTTTACAAAACCTCAAAAAGGTATCTACCAACAGTAACCTAGTGCATGTGAGAGACAAAGACGTTGGGATTAATGGAATAGGTGAGTCAAATGCAGAGTTGTTTATCAGAATGAGTAGGCCAAAGGCTATAAAACGCTCTTCTCCCGCTGGGCTCTCAGCTCTCTTGCCGATTCAACCAATAATCTTCAGGCTGTTTCCTGGAAACTGTCCGACACTCCTGATGTTCTGCCAAGCCCACTTTGTCCCAAATTGGTTGATCTTTCCATCTATTTCCGGTGTCAGGCCAGTAAAGGTGCTGTGCTACATGCCTTAGGCATTTTCCACAGTCCAGTGTCAAGGCAGCGCAAAGGACAGagcttgacctctgacctcattaCAGGCGTTGTGTGCAGATGACAGAGTTAGGCTTGTTTACTGCTAAGTGGAAAGTAGCTTGTTTAGCCTAGGCTGCCCCCAAGGCATCTGTTCTGTGTTTCATAGCAGCAGCATGGTTTGAAACTGACTTTAAAACTCCTATTCTTCTATGTAGTCACACAATCACTATGGTCTCAGACATTTAGACATGCTATTTATTTAGTCTGAATGTGGGCCTATTTTGTTGCTGGGTTACAAGGTGTATTTTAGGCCCTGTGCACACTCAGGTTGTAAGGCTGATTTACAGTACAACACATTTTACATATTTTCGATTACTTTTTCCACACAAAATGTTTTATGCAACATGACTGACACAGCAGAAACCCAGCTGCCATTCTGGCTCCCACCACTAATCCCTGGCGGAGCAAAAAAGGACAGTCAGTCCCTTCTGACCTTAATCTTCACTTGACTTTACATAACAAGCCTTCAGATTGACGCTGTTACCGCATGGATGTCAGTCACAGCATTTTGCACAAGTCCCTTTTCTGCATGTACAGCTATCAGGGTTTGAGGATCAGGTCAGCAGAATTAAAGCAAGCTAGAATCAATGACTAATCCCTTCTAAAAATGACCTGACTCATCTTTTACATCGCATCTGATATCCGCTAATTCCACCAGAAAAGCGCATGAAATATGGATgttgcataaacacatttagGGAATTTCAATATTCTCCACATTACATGATCAGAACACTATTCATG comes from Salmo trutta chromosome 7, fSalTru1.1, whole genome shotgun sequence and encodes:
- the oaz2a gene encoding LOW QUALITY PROTEIN: ornithine decarboxylase antizyme 2a (The sequence of the model RefSeq protein was modified relative to this genomic sequence to represent the inferred CDS: deleted 1 base in 1 codon); this translates as MVHFSVELLLNSHCFGCQKGHKVFDFLEGIMLNTEESSLLVGSRFHCSRHQAPGPLWCSDAPHPHLKIPGGRGTGRDHSLGLLLHKDERLTVTRAAPVNGTPAILHFHYQLSECRTACWETALSSDSLFLEIPAGALAEGSKEGLTSLLEFAEEKLKVNYVFLWFDRAREDRLSIIKTFHYMGFEVVKPGNPLVPARTDLIFMVYSLENSSSDEE